GAAGCACGGCTACGACCGGTCCAAACAATTCCTCTTGAGCCACGCACATCGAAGGAAGGACATCTACGAAGACTGTCGGATGAACTAAGGTGCCGTGAATCGGCCCCTGTACTAGCGGCGTTGCGCCTTCTTCAATCGCTTGATCAATCACTTTCTTCAAACGCTGCGCCTGTCTTTCATTCATGACTGGACCGATGACTGTATCTGCCGCTTTGGGATCACCGACCTTTAAAGAAGTTACTTTCTCTTTAAATTTACGATTGAATTCTTGATAAAGAGAGCGATGAACCAATATCCGGTTGGCACACATGCACACTTGTCCTTGATGAGTGAAGCGGCTAAAGGCAGCGGCTTCCACCGCGTAATCTAAATCCGCATCATCTAAAATAATAAATGCGCTATTGCCGCCGAGCTCCAGCAAGGGCTTTTTAAAATGCCGAACAGCTTTTTGACCAATATGGCGGCCGACCGCTGTCGAACCGGTGAATGAGATAATGCTTGGCACTGGATGTTCAACAAAGGCATCGCCAATCTCTTCGATATCCGTCACAATGACATTGAGCACCCCTTTAGGAAGGCCCGCTTCTTCGAAGATTTTCGCAATTAATGTTCCGCCAGTGACCGGTGTTTCTTCATGCGGCTTGAGCACAACGCCGTTTCCAGCCCCAATGGCCGGAGCGACTGACTTCATCGAAAGCGCAAACGGAAAATTAAACGGGCTAATGACACCTACTACTCCCGCCGGCTTGCGATATAAACGATTTTCCTTTCCATCCACTGAGGAGGGCAAGATCTTTCCTTCCATTCGCAAAGGATAGGTGGACGATTCTTTAAGCATATCGATCACGAGACCGATTTCGATCTGCGCCTTCAACCGTGTCGCTCCCAACTCTTCCATCATCATCTCGCTTATCTCTTCTGTATGCTCTTGAATGTATACAACCGCTCTTTCAAAAACCTCTCTTTGTTTATAGGCGTTGACCTTTGCCCATTCATGCCTGGCTTTTTCGGAGCTTCGATAAGCAAAATCCACATCTGCGGTATCGGCCAGCTGAAAGCGGACAATTTCTTCACCGCTATAAGGGTTGAGATTTTTTAAGAACCTGGCACTGCTTCCTTCCACCCACTCACCATTGATATAATTCTTATTCAAATGCTGGTAAACCGTCATTCACTTCACCCATTTCGTTGGTAATTACACTTTATTTATCGGAGAACTTTAGGAAAATTGAAGTTTTTTCAAAAAATATCGTCTTCCTTCAATAATTTGCTTCAGCCGTATATAATGAAAGAATCCAAGAATCCGGGAAGCTTTAAGAAAGGATGATCTCCAAATTGCGCGCCATTCGAAAAATCTACCAGTTTTTTACCGATACCCCACTGAAAAAAGGAACATTGCTGCATGATCGCTATCAGATTGAAAAGGTCATCGGAACGGGAAGCTACGGGATTGCCTATCTTTGCAGCGATCTGAAAACGAAGGAAAACAAGGTCGTCAAGCAGCTGCGCCCGAGCAAGCGCCGAAGCCGGGAGGAAAAGATGCTATTTAAAAATGAAGCCGCCATACTCCATTCCCTCCAGCATCAAAGTCTGCCTGCGCTCTATGAAATGTTTTCTTTTCAAGGCCAGCTTTTTTATGTGATGAGCTTTATTGGAGGGGCCAACTTAGAAGATGAGCTGTTTTTACATAAGCAGCAGTTTAATGAGTTAGAGTCTCTGCTCGTAATGAAGGATTTGCTTCAATTAGTCGATTATCTTCACCAAAAAGGAATTTACCATCAAGATTTGCGCACACCGAACATTTTAGTCAAGAATCGGCAGCTGTTTGTGATTGACTTTGGATTGGCGAAGCGGGTTCATGACGTCTGCTCACCGGATAGCACGAAAGAGGTATTGCAGTGGAAGCAGCAAGATTATTATGATATAGGAGAATTGCTTTTGTATTTGCTGTATACGACTTATTCCAGCCAAAATAAAAAAGCCCTCCCTTGGACAGAAGAGCTATCATTGGCAAAAGAAACGGACTATTTACTCCGCAGATTATTAAAAATGAATAGACCTTATACCGACACTCGCGAAATTTCAGCGGATCTCGCGCTTGCAATTCAAGCACAAGAAAAATAAAGTTCGCCGGCGGCCGTTAACTGCTGCTCCGGCTTCTCCGTTTATAGCGGGCACTTCCGCTCATTGGAGAGTGTTTATATCGTCTGCTACTGCTGCTTCCGCGATAGTAATGATGCCTCCGACTGCTGCTTCTAGAATACTTTCTATGTCTTCGCTCGCTGCTCCCCTGTGAAAGGCTCTTGAGTGAATTCATAATTTTTTTTAGCATACTGGACCCCTTTTCCTCATTTTTTTGTGCTGGTTTTCAGTGTAACATCTCCCTTGCTAATTATCCATTCATACGATTAGGCATTAAAAAGCAGGAGCCCTTTCTGCAGGAACGGTAAAAGCACTGGAATCACCGGATGCAAATAAGCTGCAAATCTTCTATAATAAAGAAGAATCCGCATATTTGGGGGTGGTGACATGGTAAATCAATTGCATTTGCCTCAGTCTGCAGCAACTCATGCAAAGCCTGATAGCATCAGGGCGATACTTTGCATGAGGCGGACACTCATTTAATTCCTTATCGCCCGTTCTATTGAGCTTTGCACCTTATTTAATTATGAATAAATAAGGAGCTGAGCTAAATGTCCTATGTTAAAGCGAACGCTGTTTTACCAGAACAGCTGATTATAGAAATCCAAAAGTATGTTCAAGGAGAGGCCATTTATATTCCTAAGCCCAAAGCGGCCCGCCAAAAGTGGGGCACCCGCTCCGGCAGCAGACAGCAGTTTGATGCCAGAAATGCATCGATCCGGCAGGCTTTTGAAAACGGCCGAACGCTGGAACAATTAGCTGAAGACTATTTTCTCTCTGCTGAAACGATTAAGAAAATCGTTTATTCAGCGAAAAAGTAACGATCACCACAAGCCGGACACATGCCTGCTGCGCTGCTGTCCGGCTTTTTTTCAAGCCCTGTTAGAAGCCCGCAGCATAAGCAGCAATTTCTTATGCGTTTACTTCATGAAACACCCCTTTTTAGTCGCAGTCTCCGGCCGGCGCTTTCATGGCCATAGCCAGACAAACTCTTCTATGGCGTGTTTTTTTCTGATTCATTCTCTCCCTTTTCTTCTCACGTGCCTTCTTTTACAATAAAGAGAACCTATCAGAAGGAGTGAGAAGATGGAACCGTTTATCCGTAATGACCAATATAATTTTATTGCCTCCCAGGCGGCCAATCTGGTCAATGGACATGCGAGCGTCAACGATCCGGCCGTTCTTCAAGCATTGCAATCATTGGCTAAAGAGAGGATATTCGGCTTGTTTCCAAACAGAACAGAGGAGCAGCACCAAATCCTTTCTCCGATTGTTTCCATACAAGAAAAGGCGGATGCCGAAGCGGCACTGGCAGAATTGAAGCAATATGTCATCCCCTTCAAGCAAGTAACCGAACAATCACTAAAGAAGCTATTTCCGAAAGTTAAAAAGCTCAAAACCGCATTTTTAAAAGAGGTGGAGTGGAGAGAGATTTCCTATTTAAGCTGGGAGGATATC
The Bacillus xiapuensis DNA segment above includes these coding regions:
- a CDS encoding aldehyde dehydrogenase family protein, which translates into the protein MTVYQHLNKNYINGEWVEGSSARFLKNLNPYSGEEIVRFQLADTADVDFAYRSSEKARHEWAKVNAYKQREVFERAVVYIQEHTEEISEMMMEELGATRLKAQIEIGLVIDMLKESSTYPLRMEGKILPSSVDGKENRLYRKPAGVVGVISPFNFPFALSMKSVAPAIGAGNGVVLKPHEETPVTGGTLIAKIFEEAGLPKGVLNVIVTDIEEIGDAFVEHPVPSIISFTGSTAVGRHIGQKAVRHFKKPLLELGGNSAFIILDDADLDYAVEAAAFSRFTHQGQVCMCANRILVHRSLYQEFNRKFKEKVTSLKVGDPKAADTVIGPVMNERQAQRLKKVIDQAIEEGATPLVQGPIHGTLVHPTVFVDVLPSMCVAQEELFGPVVAVLPFDTDEEAIELANQTDYGLSGAVHTKSVDRGIQLAQQVETGMIHVNDITINDEPIVAFGGEKSSGIGRLNGEWGLAEFTTMKWISVNYSQRSFPY
- a CDS encoding serine/threonine protein kinase, with product MRAIRKIYQFFTDTPLKKGTLLHDRYQIEKVIGTGSYGIAYLCSDLKTKENKVVKQLRPSKRRSREEKMLFKNEAAILHSLQHQSLPALYEMFSFQGQLFYVMSFIGGANLEDELFLHKQQFNELESLLVMKDLLQLVDYLHQKGIYHQDLRTPNILVKNRQLFVIDFGLAKRVHDVCSPDSTKEVLQWKQQDYYDIGELLLYLLYTTYSSQNKKALPWTEELSLAKETDYLLRRLLKMNRPYTDTREISADLALAIQAQEK
- a CDS encoding CD3324 family protein is translated as MSYVKANAVLPEQLIIEIQKYVQGEAIYIPKPKAARQKWGTRSGSRQQFDARNASIRQAFENGRTLEQLAEDYFLSAETIKKIVYSAKK
- a CDS encoding FusB/FusC family EF-G-binding protein; protein product: MEPFIRNDQYNFIASQAANLVNGHASVNDPAVLQALQSLAKERIFGLFPNRTEEQHQILSPIVSIQEKADAEAALAELKQYVIPFKQVTEQSLKKLFPKVKKLKTAFLKEVEWREISYLSWEDIGANKKFLIASYGNKLIGLQGTFNPAQQKSICAICHQYEEVGLFISAVKGADKGTYIRRGNYICQNPQTCNHNIRSLDKLHEFIERSK